From the genome of Poecilia reticulata strain Guanapo linkage group LG22, Guppy_female_1.0+MT, whole genome shotgun sequence:
gatGGCCTTCTTAGGATATGGCCGACCCCCACAGACCCCCacccctcactcagctccttcagactagccagcatcaattagcaaacacctggtaggaCTACACATCTATTGAGTcaattataggagctacttctcagtgaaacgctggtaaaaatgttaatgaggagccatgttgtgatgccGTCCTAaaggaggagtttcagaaagagcaggagcttcttaaagagacagaaaccaaATTTAAAGGATTCATAttcatgtcatattttacatatttgtatatataGTAACTAAGATAACTGAAGGTACtttagttactttattgtgcaataaaacagaactgtatgcctggaaaatacataatactctCCCTATAAAACGTAGTTACATATAGGTCTTACAATTGCACAACTTGAAGCACGCTGAATTAGTTTCCAAGTGGCTTAGATGTAACAAAGTTATGGTTTTGGACTGTCACACACAAGTAGGCAGCTTGTTGTAAGAGGTCAGAAGGTCAGACACTAACTAAAATATCCAACCCGGGGCAGAGCCCAGATTAGTCATTGTCTCTTTTCATTCCCAGTAAATTCTTCTCCTAACATCTCCAAAACTTTACAGATTAGCATCTGCCGCCATGCTATGCTACATGCTAGCATTTCATGTTTGCATCTGAAGAGGAAAGAGCAAGACTCTTTTTCTCAGAAAAGCATCTTGTGACATTTGAGAGATAattgtatatatcaaataatcCTAATAATCATAATAACCATTTTCCCAATAGGACTTGGTCTGCACACAGGCCATCTGTCCGCCGTCTCCCCGGCCGTCTGAGATGAGTCTGGCAGAGTTTCACTGAGACCTGTTGTAACATCTCGCCCCCTGAGAGGAACAGCTTCAGCCCCCAGCTCTGCTCCTCTGAGTGACAATGATTTTCCAACACCCCCGAGCCCATGTAGCTATTGATTAGAGTCGTGTGACATTTTCTTAAGCAGTACCGCCTGAGGGCTCAAAGGTCACACGCGTCAAACAATGCTTGGCTGCCTGGACTGTAAAAATACTAGGACTTTCCCATCGTCCGTGTATATTTGTATTTCCTTCAAATGTTCTTAGCATTTTTTCAAATTCGACACATTGGACTCGTGATACTCTCGCAATTTGAACGAAGTGCTGAGTCACGCTTAAATAATCCTTTAGAAACACGAAGCCTTTGGTGGCTGTCGTTTTGGACGCCCTCACCTGGAGGGTTGTCTAACCAATCAGCTGTCAGATACTATCCTAACAGTCTCATCCTTGTCAAGTTCAGTTATTACATAACTTTGAACAGCTGCGCTGCAAACTGACACTCTGCTGTCTTCAATACACAGCTCCAGCTTTCACCAGCACTGAACTACCATTACAGTGTTTCATTGTTGCTCAACCTCATAGCTGTTATGAAGAGCAGCGTGTTGCATTTTGCAGCTGTGCGTGGAGCCAGTagccgcagcagcagcgcaTGCTAACACGGACAGCTTTCATCAATAATCCACTGGATTTACTGAGTCTCTCTTTTTCCAGCCATCATTTGTGCAGCATATATGACTCTCACAATGTGACATTACTTCTTTTATATTCATTTGAGGCCATgcagaaaatctaaattcatCATTCAATGCCAGCCTGCAGATTTGAGATGTTTTGTTGCGCATGCAGCCAGGGTTTCTTTGTGTTATGCACTCAAAgtgagttttaaatatttcaggatttttttgaGGCTTTAGCTATTTATGATTACGTAGCTCTGTAtaataaatgtctgttttgtttaagGACATGAAGTAGCTCTTTAAAAGAGGAACCCAGACACTTTTAAGCATCCAAGTCTGTCACACAGGAACCTGTCGCTTCCATCTTCAGAGTAACCCAGATTTAAGGCCCATAGATCcatattcaaaaatattctttagaTGACTCATctcagtttctgataaaaaaataaaaaaaaNNNNNNNNNNNNNNNNNNNNNNNNNNNNNNNNNNNNNNNNNNNNNNNNNNNNNNNNNNNNNNNNNNNNNNNNNNNNNNNNNNNNNNNNNNNNNNNNNNNNNNNNNNNNNNNNNNNNNNNNNNNNNNNNNNNNNNNNNNNNNNNNNNNNNNNNNNNNNNNNNNNNNNNNNNNNNNNNNNNNNNNNNNNNNNNNNNNNNNNNNNNNNNNNNNNNNNNNNNNNNNNNNNNNNNNNNNNNNNNNNNNNNNNNNNNNNNNNNNNNNNNNNNNNNNNNNNNNNNNNNNNNNNNNNNNNNNNNNNNNNNNNNNNNNNNNNNNNNNNNNNNNNNNNNNNNNNNNNNNNNNNNNNNNNNNNNNNNNNNNNNNNNNNNNNNNNNNNNNNNNNNNNNNNNNNNNNNNNNNNNNNNNNNNNNNNNNNNNNNNNNNNNNNNNNNNNNNNNNNNNNNNNNNNNNNNNNNNNNNNNNNNNNNNNNtctggatgtttctactccagactcagtccactgcttcccccaaggtctggaatcggtccttctccacaatcttcctcagggtccggtcacctcttctggttgtgcagcgttttctgctacactttttccttcccaccgAGGTGCCTTGAtgcagcactctgggaacatcctatttgttcagaaatttctttctgtgtcttaccctcttgcttgagggtgtcaatgatggccttctggacagcagtcaggtccaCAGTCTCActcatgattgcggttttgagtaatgaaccaggctgggagtttttaaaagcctcaggaatcttttgcaggtgtttaaagttactttgttgattcatataatcaggttaactgctcgttcagagaaccttttcatgatatgctaattttttgagacagggattttgggttttcatgagctgtatgccaaaatcatcagtattaaaacaataaaagacctggaatatttcagttggtgtgcaatgaatctaaaatatatgatagtttaatttttatcattacattatggaaaataatgaactttatcacaatatgctaatttttttagaaggatctgtatatatatatatatatatatgtcattGCAAGATTTATGTTATTGCAAGATTTTTtcgctttaatttttttgataatgtgtttttcttccaaatgaaaggtttaaaagcagattaacagctattatttttcataaacacTGAGTTAATGAACTGGTTTAACTCTTGGTCAGCCTTCACCAGTTTCACTGACTGTCAGATAAAAATGAACTCCTGTGAACCTACCAGGTCAGAAAACGTCTCATCTAATCTCACCAGCTCAACACACACGTTCATTCAACAACCACTACAGGGAGACAGAATTTAcatatataatttattacagAATGGCataacatcaaataaaatatacatatttatctTCAAAGCTATCATTCAAAGTGAATAGTGAGACCAAAATCACCACGTTTTTACCACAGCAGTCAGCACGCGACAACGACTGTCATTTTTATCTAAGGAGtgtaaaactgcacaaaatacAGCAGCTACCATAAGTAATAATATGGCACACAAGAGCTAAATACTTCATAAAGCATTTAGAGACATCTGTCCTCGCCAGAtgtgctgatgatgatgatgatgggcGTCTGGACGAAGAGGGCTTGGAGCCAGAGAAAAGAGGAGTCAGATTTAAACTACAAATATGGACGAATAGCAAGAGTCTAATTAGAagaaaagtatttgtatttattgctgCCTGGagttgttgctctttttttatatatattattattctgAAGTTTACCTACCTACAATTTACCTACTTTTAAGCAGAGTGATGGAAACTAGATGAACATAATATTGGTCCccagaaataaaatcttgtaacctgtaaaatataaataagaataaaaagtgACTCCCCTCCGGCTCCAGGCCCAACAGgctgtcatttaaaaatctgcttGTCAGCCGTCCCGCCTTATTTCAGCTTCCTGTTAGGTTCTGTCCTCACGAGGCGCTCTGCTATTCAGCTCTGGACAGACGTACAGTAACTGTATTTCATACGGTTTTGTTCAGTTTGACTCCTGCATCTCTACCCCTGAAGCCTCTTCCTTCTCTCCGGCATTTGACTTCTCCTCACCTGcaacaaacacagagaggaTTTTGTTTCAGATGAGGCAGAACATCCTCCTTCCACTTGGGCAGTTTTAGGCTCCCTTTCATTGGTTTcctcaaaattattcacagtTCTTCTTCTTACTCTTAAGGAACATTCAAGCGCCGTCATATATACAAGAAAGCTGATTGTTTTGTATGTTTCCACCAGAACACTTGGCTCTCAGTAGCTGGTATCAAAGTTGGTTTATTTCTCAagactgcaatggaaacattttttccccatcacgagtcacatgatcgaCAACCtcatgttactactggtggaaaccaTGAAGAAGGACAAGCTGACCACTTTTCTTTATTCTCCCacctcctgctgctctccatttatgattttatttagaacTGTCGCTTTCATAACCTCCATGTCCTTTCTGTATTTTCTCACTCAGTGCTGTGGTCGCCGCGTTTAGCTGGGTGACCTTCCTGCCGGCTGAGCTGAGCGTATCGCTACAGATGACACACTTGACCGGATCGTTTTGTGTTCGACCTCGTCACACCTTCAGGACAAAGCTATTGAAGGAGTAACTGCTGTCACATACTGGACGTACTTTTTCTATCAAGATTGTAATCCTGGTTagctgtgtttctttgtttcatttgttgtaTTCTTAACAAATGGCTCAGTACATTTGACGCTGCATCAAATACAAGATGGCCACCAGACCAGCCTGTGTGTCCTGCTCACCTGCGCTTTGATCGCCCGCTCTCCGTCTCTCACTTTGGGCGTCTGGGGATCCGGGGTCGTCTGGTGGCCAGCGGAGCTCGCCGCTCTCCACCTCAGCCGCATCCATCGGCTCCACCACAATGGAGGGAAGCCTCTTGGACAGCTTCGGAAACCTCTCGTGTGTTTCTGGGAAGATCTGTTCAAAACTTATGTAAGGTTACCGCCAGGTTTGTCATAGTTTGGGGAATTAGAACGACCTCATTCCAACGTCAAATTTGAAACCAACGGCGTGGCCACATTGATGGCAAACCAGATATAGAAAGGCAAATCCATGTACACTACTGATTATCTCATAGCATTTTAAATCATTGTTTTACAATGATTTGGAAATGTTAAGGCTAGTTTAGTTGCCAACACTCTATATCACTCTATATCACTGACTTTTTCTTTACGTTTGTACAAACTCCCTA
Proteins encoded in this window:
- the LOC103458151 gene encoding protein LBH, with the protein product MADVMNSLEPGTEDFSGGGAAGDQDSIFPETHERFPKLSKRLPSIVVEPMDAAEVESGELRWPPDDPGSPDAQSERRRAGDQSAGEEKSNAGEKEEASGVEMQESN